The following are encoded in a window of Paraburkholderia hospita genomic DNA:
- a CDS encoding amidohydrolase family protein: protein MNTARLLSDCGCIDIHTHVVPHDFPAYVGRRPDAPWPSMRDGKPCHRHVVISSKVYRTVSNQAWDADIRLEDMDRADIGRQVLSPMPELLSYWLDPEDGATLARYLNETLAEMVVRSPNRFSALGAAPLQDIDRAIRELEFAVGTLGLSGIEVGSNVGGVSIGDPRFWPFFEAAEACNAAIFVHPLRPVGMDRLVGPASLEQIVAFPGEIGLAAASLITGGLLKRFPRLRIALSHGGGAIQALLPRMQFAWECQEALQEAISVAPVDAARTLYYDDLLYSTTAIRALIETVGEDRVMIGTDYPFAIMDPDPAARVAALGLSATVQEALRWKNAATWLGLE from the coding sequence ATGAACACCGCTCGCCTGTTATCCGACTGCGGATGCATCGACATCCACACTCACGTCGTTCCTCATGATTTCCCGGCCTATGTGGGCCGCCGTCCCGATGCCCCGTGGCCGTCGATGCGCGACGGCAAGCCGTGCCACCGGCACGTCGTCATCTCATCCAAGGTGTACAGAACGGTGTCGAATCAGGCGTGGGACGCCGACATTCGACTCGAAGACATGGACCGGGCCGACATTGGGCGGCAGGTGCTTTCCCCCATGCCGGAACTGCTGTCGTATTGGCTCGACCCCGAAGACGGCGCGACCCTGGCGCGTTATCTCAATGAGACGCTTGCCGAGATGGTGGTCCGGTCGCCCAATCGCTTCAGCGCCCTCGGGGCCGCGCCGCTGCAGGACATCGACCGCGCAATCCGGGAACTCGAATTCGCCGTCGGCACGCTAGGGCTGTCCGGAATCGAAGTCGGCAGCAATGTGGGTGGCGTGTCAATTGGCGATCCGCGCTTCTGGCCCTTCTTCGAGGCCGCCGAGGCATGCAACGCGGCGATCTTCGTGCACCCGCTGCGCCCGGTCGGCATGGACCGATTGGTGGGACCGGCATCACTGGAGCAGATCGTCGCGTTTCCGGGTGAGATCGGTCTCGCTGCCGCATCACTGATCACCGGTGGGTTGTTGAAGCGGTTTCCGCGCTTGCGCATCGCGCTAAGCCACGGTGGCGGGGCGATCCAGGCCTTGCTGCCACGCATGCAGTTCGCCTGGGAATGTCAGGAGGCATTGCAGGAGGCCATTTCCGTAGCTCCCGTCGACGCGGCACGGACGCTTTACTATGACGACCTGCTCTACAGCACCACCGCTATCCGCGCACTTATCGAAACAGTGGGGGAAGACCGTGTGATGATCGGGACCGACTATCCGTTCGCGATCATGGACCCCGATCCCGCAGCGCGCGTTGCAGCACTCGGATTAAGTGCCACCGTCCAGGAAGCCTTACGCTGGAAAAACGCGGCCACCTGGCTCGGCCTCGAATGA
- a CDS encoding cupin domain-containing protein codes for MDTPTPTPRPQAVIVKPEQAQPIKPFGLDMQVLLSTEDTGGAISVIMACHQPGEGPPDHVHFDQEETFFIVDGSYEITVGEQTTIAGPGTIVFIPRNVVHRFKNIGTSAARMLDWSLPGGQDHYFKAISELAASGGFSGEKVMEISKKFDTNFPSRR; via the coding sequence ATGGACACACCTACACCGACGCCACGGCCTCAGGCCGTCATCGTCAAGCCCGAGCAGGCCCAGCCTATCAAGCCCTTCGGTCTGGACATGCAGGTGCTTCTGAGCACCGAGGACACGGGCGGGGCGATCTCGGTGATCATGGCCTGCCACCAGCCGGGTGAAGGACCGCCTGATCACGTGCACTTCGATCAGGAGGAGACCTTCTTCATCGTCGACGGTAGCTACGAGATTACGGTTGGAGAGCAGACAACGATTGCTGGCCCCGGCACGATCGTCTTCATACCGCGCAATGTCGTGCACCGCTTCAAGAACATCGGGACAAGCGCGGCGCGCATGCTCGATTGGAGCTTGCCGGGCGGGCAGGATCACTATTTCAAAGCCATTTCCGAACTCGCTGCCTCTGGAGGCTTTAGCGGTGAGAAAGTGATGGAGATCAGCAAGAAGTTCGATACGAACTTTCCTTCACGTCGCTGA
- a CDS encoding siderophore-interacting protein → MDTTTTGSRVTRVRHEPVRRDVEVIRIDEISPNFRSLTFAGEALASFRSDGFDDHVKLILPSGDGEVARDYTPRRFNPVSKELTIEFARHGHGFASNWAASARLGQRAVIAGPRGSMIVPTDYQWHLLIGDDTALPAVARRLEELPSGAVAQVLLLVTDRADRRRFKSKAVFNVNWADNEQELIDTVRAFHVPSGEGYIWCGAEAAIAAAVREILVERKGHDKDAIRSSAYWRRSKGDAA, encoded by the coding sequence ATGGATACCACAACGACCGGCAGCCGGGTAACGCGCGTACGGCACGAGCCAGTTCGACGCGACGTCGAAGTAATCCGCATCGACGAGATCAGTCCGAATTTCCGCAGCCTGACGTTTGCGGGCGAAGCGCTGGCCAGCTTTCGGAGCGATGGTTTTGACGATCACGTGAAGCTCATCCTGCCGTCCGGTGACGGAGAAGTTGCGCGAGACTACACGCCGCGGCGCTTCAACCCCGTCAGCAAGGAGCTGACGATCGAATTCGCTCGGCATGGGCACGGTTTCGCCTCGAACTGGGCAGCATCGGCACGACTGGGGCAGCGCGCGGTGATCGCCGGTCCCCGCGGATCGATGATCGTGCCAACCGACTACCAATGGCATCTGCTCATCGGAGACGACACGGCGCTGCCTGCGGTGGCCCGTCGGCTGGAAGAGCTCCCGTCCGGGGCCGTCGCACAGGTGCTCTTGCTTGTTACAGATAGAGCGGACCGGCGCCGCTTCAAAAGCAAGGCCGTGTTCAACGTGAACTGGGCTGACAACGAGCAGGAACTCATAGACACAGTGCGGGCATTCCACGTTCCCTCGGGAGAGGGCTACATATGGTGCGGTGCCGAAGCGGCAATCGCAGCGGCTGTTCGGGAAATACTGGTTGAGCGGAAAGGACACGATAAGGACGCGATTCGTTCTTCTGCGTACTGGAGAAGATCGAAGGGCGACGCGGCGTGA
- a CDS encoding nuclear transport factor 2 family protein produces MKRYLIGLVASCCIAAAIASLQGCGSSVSAQEAAPTPNYPQVADTSAATAGAAAFFSGYFAARSQHSVDGIMARFSDPRATFYDATVGWGFDNFAALKAIFAQVVPTWGVGGLSYPTRILGDETSAIVALTDTKELFGAEIRTLSAVDMKNGKIVRWVDYWDSRTIPASIDASLRLPPAQFATDFKESQVGESASVLMKSTANALQQALAAGDAQSAGALFSYDAVFEDMTLRTQVSGKAAITRYLARVIVQAPYGVGSPSIPRHVLGSDKGGGYEWRASQLSGGKNGIFALNLDASGAITRLTTVYDGRVVQSAVLQSLATLGVEP; encoded by the coding sequence ATGAAACGGTATCTGATCGGACTCGTTGCAAGCTGCTGTATCGCCGCAGCGATCGCCTCGCTGCAAGGTTGCGGAAGCAGCGTATCCGCCCAGGAAGCCGCTCCAACGCCCAATTACCCGCAGGTGGCAGACACGTCGGCCGCTACAGCTGGCGCTGCCGCATTCTTCTCCGGCTACTTTGCGGCAAGGTCGCAACATAGCGTGGATGGAATCATGGCTCGATTTTCCGATCCACGAGCAACGTTTTACGATGCGACCGTTGGATGGGGATTCGACAATTTCGCGGCTCTCAAGGCAATCTTTGCGCAGGTCGTTCCGACCTGGGGTGTAGGAGGCCTGTCCTACCCGACGCGTATTCTTGGCGACGAGACAAGTGCCATCGTAGCGCTTACCGACACCAAGGAACTGTTTGGTGCCGAGATCCGGACACTGTCTGCCGTCGACATGAAAAACGGCAAGATCGTTCGTTGGGTCGACTATTGGGACAGTCGCACGATCCCGGCTTCAATCGATGCGTCGCTGCGTCTTCCGCCAGCGCAGTTCGCCACCGATTTCAAGGAGAGTCAGGTGGGCGAGAGCGCGTCGGTCTTGATGAAATCAACGGCGAATGCGCTTCAACAAGCCTTGGCTGCGGGAGATGCACAATCTGCCGGCGCGCTATTCAGTTACGACGCCGTCTTCGAGGACATGACATTGCGTACACAGGTGTCGGGTAAGGCCGCGATCACAAGATACCTCGCGCGAGTTATCGTCCAGGCGCCGTATGGCGTCGGCTCTCCGTCAATCCCACGGCACGTTCTGGGGAGCGATAAAGGTGGGGGCTATGAATGGCGGGCATCGCAGCTGTCGGGAGGGAAGAACGGGATTTTTGCACTGAATCTTGATGCGAGCGGTGCGATCACACGTTTGACTACCGTCTATGACGGACGGGTAGTGCAGTCCGCAGTCCTTCAATCTCTCGCGACGCTTGGTGTGGAGCCCTAA
- a CDS encoding nuclear transport factor 2 family protein, protein MITPEEMLSAERACCRLVHEYCYAVDDCDADRFIDVFTADAVWDRAGHASLTGHEQLRAFFTGRRTDISTLHVCSNVLINVIDADIATGRSYVTVFRSVRSAVPEVFPPAIPDLVAQYTDDYRKTGFGWRIARRRVSVRFGGKS, encoded by the coding sequence TTGATAACGCCGGAAGAGATGTTGAGCGCGGAACGCGCATGCTGTCGGCTGGTTCACGAATATTGCTATGCAGTTGACGACTGCGATGCCGACAGGTTCATCGACGTCTTTACAGCCGATGCCGTCTGGGACCGTGCGGGCCATGCGTCGCTAACGGGACATGAGCAACTGCGCGCCTTCTTTACCGGGCGGCGCACCGATATCAGTACTTTGCACGTTTGCTCCAATGTGCTGATAAACGTTATCGACGCCGACATTGCGACGGGTCGTTCGTATGTGACGGTTTTCCGCTCAGTACGATCGGCAGTTCCGGAAGTCTTTCCACCCGCCATTCCCGATCTCGTCGCGCAATACACGGATGACTATCGGAAGACCGGGTTCGGGTGGCGAATCGCCCGTAGAAGGGTGTCTGTGCGGTTCGGCGGTAAGAGTTAA
- a CDS encoding porin, protein MKRIAFITASCCVSIAAHAQSSVTLYGILDNGISYVSNQRTAPNVGHSAWMASTGNIVGDRWGLTGTEDLGGGLKTLFKIENGYSGQNGKLQQGGRLFGRQAWVGVSSSQAGTVTLGRQYDSVVDYLGPRSLAQTFYGGLEFAHPFDNDNISDFFRLSNSIKYASVDYQGLKFGGLYAFSNQASGFAVNRAYSAGATYKNGPVSLSAAYMQLDQPGNGATGALDGSTASGDATFHGSKQRVWGAGASYALGAANFGFVWTQTTVADATGVNIGSSLAPAQTGTPTNLRFVNYEINASYLITPSWGISGSYTFTDGRYSNAAISAKPRWSQFNLLTAYALSKRTDVYLMCEYQHVTGATGTIFSGAFIEGSGGASATNKQFLASAGLRVRF, encoded by the coding sequence TTGAAACGGATCGCATTCATCACCGCGAGTTGTTGTGTCAGCATCGCGGCACATGCCCAGAGTAGCGTGACCCTTTACGGGATTCTCGACAACGGGATATCTTATGTGAGTAACCAGAGGACTGCGCCAAATGTTGGACACAGTGCGTGGATGGCGTCGACGGGCAACATTGTCGGCGACCGGTGGGGTCTTACCGGGACCGAAGATCTAGGCGGGGGTCTAAAGACGCTATTCAAGATTGAAAACGGTTACTCGGGACAAAACGGGAAACTGCAGCAGGGAGGGCGCCTGTTCGGAAGGCAAGCGTGGGTCGGTGTATCGAGTTCCCAAGCGGGCACAGTAACGCTCGGCCGCCAATATGACTCCGTGGTCGACTATCTTGGACCTCGAAGCCTGGCGCAGACCTTCTATGGCGGACTTGAATTCGCCCACCCATTCGACAACGACAACATCTCCGATTTCTTTCGCCTCAGCAACTCGATCAAATACGCCAGTGTCGACTATCAAGGCCTGAAGTTTGGCGGACTGTATGCGTTCTCTAACCAGGCCAGTGGGTTCGCCGTCAATCGCGCATACAGCGCCGGCGCTACCTACAAAAACGGGCCGGTATCGCTAAGCGCCGCATACATGCAACTTGATCAGCCCGGTAACGGTGCAACAGGTGCGCTCGACGGTTCAACCGCGTCGGGGGATGCAACGTTCCACGGAAGCAAACAACGGGTTTGGGGGGCGGGCGCGAGCTATGCGCTGGGCGCCGCTAATTTCGGATTCGTCTGGACCCAGACAACTGTTGCTGACGCAACCGGTGTGAACATTGGATCCTCGCTGGCTCCGGCTCAAACGGGCACACCGACCAATCTGCGCTTCGTCAACTACGAAATCAATGCCAGTTATCTGATCACGCCTTCATGGGGCATCTCCGGATCGTACACGTTCACCGACGGACGCTATTCGAACGCGGCAATCAGCGCAAAGCCGCGATGGAGCCAGTTCAACTTGCTGACTGCCTACGCCTTGTCCAAGCGTACGGACGTCTACCTCATGTGTGAATATCAACACGTCACCGGCGCGACAGGGACGATATTTAGTGGTGCGTTCATCGAAGGTAGCGGCGGCGCCTCCGCGACGAACAAACAGTTCCTCGCAAGCGCTGGGCTACGGGTCAGATTCTGA
- a CDS encoding acyl-CoA dehydrogenase family protein translates to MTPILSAVDERQPTSPGAASTDTDVFARLLDSAVQLRPLLAERARQTEQDRRVSADVTNLLKEAGLYRVVQPLRFGGYELTLEALRRLAFELGQGCASTGWCYGLSAAASWVVGMFPEQAQLDVWGKSPDALIASCIAPTGKATPTEGGFRLKGRWSFGSNSDNAQWLSLGAMVEQAEGAPPRPIFLLVPQADYRIVDTWFTVGLAGTGSKDIVIEEEVFVPMHRTVSFSEVLEQDAPGADIHDSALYRVPFLSGFPPLLANPAVAALRGALDEFVDSIAARATRGAFAGGGASIAQFGHVQSAVAHAEAAVDAAQLILQRDLQLVTEWVDGGARLSKEQRINLRRGHAYAVRLCVEAINALYDVVGGTGIQLDSGIQRAWRDINAVAHHISVNWHAVSTMYGQMRLGLPPRGQY, encoded by the coding sequence ATGACACCGATTTTGAGCGCCGTCGACGAGCGGCAACCCACATCGCCTGGTGCGGCATCGACGGACACTGACGTTTTCGCACGCTTGCTGGATTCCGCCGTTCAACTGCGGCCGCTCCTCGCGGAACGCGCGCGTCAGACTGAACAGGACCGTCGCGTTTCGGCGGACGTCACGAACCTGCTCAAGGAAGCCGGTCTGTATCGGGTGGTCCAGCCACTGCGTTTTGGCGGATATGAACTAACCTTGGAGGCACTGCGCCGCCTCGCGTTCGAACTCGGTCAGGGTTGTGCGTCAACCGGCTGGTGTTACGGATTGAGTGCCGCGGCGTCGTGGGTGGTCGGCATGTTTCCTGAACAGGCGCAACTCGATGTGTGGGGCAAGTCGCCAGACGCGCTGATTGCCTCCTGCATTGCACCGACTGGCAAGGCCACGCCAACCGAGGGCGGCTTCAGGCTGAAGGGTCGATGGAGCTTCGGAAGCAATAGCGATAACGCGCAGTGGTTGTCGCTAGGTGCGATGGTAGAGCAGGCCGAGGGGGCGCCGCCCCGGCCGATTTTCCTGCTAGTGCCGCAGGCGGACTACCGGATCGTCGACACATGGTTCACGGTTGGTCTCGCGGGCACCGGCAGCAAGGACATCGTGATCGAAGAGGAAGTGTTCGTTCCGATGCATCGCACGGTGTCGTTTTCAGAGGTTCTCGAGCAGGACGCACCAGGTGCGGATATCCACGATTCGGCACTTTACCGGGTGCCTTTCCTGAGTGGGTTTCCGCCGTTGTTGGCAAACCCGGCAGTGGCCGCACTGCGCGGTGCGCTTGATGAATTCGTCGACAGTATCGCTGCACGCGCCACCCGCGGTGCGTTCGCGGGCGGAGGCGCTTCAATTGCCCAGTTCGGGCATGTCCAGTCGGCGGTGGCGCATGCCGAAGCAGCAGTCGACGCCGCACAACTGATTCTGCAACGTGACCTGCAACTTGTTACGGAGTGGGTCGACGGTGGCGCAAGGTTGAGCAAGGAGCAACGTATCAACCTTCGCCGAGGTCACGCGTACGCGGTGCGTCTCTGCGTCGAGGCAATCAATGCGCTGTATGACGTCGTGGGCGGAACCGGCATCCAGTTGGACAGTGGTATCCAGCGTGCCTGGCGCGATATCAATGCCGTTGCGCACCACATCAGCGTCAACTGGCACGCGGTGTCCACGATGTACGGACAGATGCGACTCGGTTTGCCGCCGCGCGGCCAATATTAA
- a CDS encoding GntR family transcriptional regulator, whose translation MKGETVTDATELGARDKASPEVEGTGNKSRSLYAFEVIRADILEGRLMPGSRLHSVMLAERLGISRAAVREALSRLASEGLAQSFDQRGFRVTPVSQEDLKDLTRVRIEIESLAIKASIERGDAAWEGAIVGAFHELQRATPAEQRHLQPLMGDWSAVHQRFHGSLVAACGSPRLLSIREALIEQSERYRKLSVSYHPGERNLNEEHKQIMEAVIDRDVPAALALVARHFNKTTKILLEGPVVSANTDRPAS comes from the coding sequence TTGAAAGGAGAGACCGTGACTGATGCAACCGAACTGGGGGCCCGCGATAAGGCGAGCCCCGAAGTCGAAGGAACGGGCAACAAAAGCCGCTCGCTTTACGCTTTTGAGGTGATCAGGGCGGACATTCTTGAGGGCAGGCTAATGCCGGGATCAAGGCTGCATTCGGTCATGCTGGCCGAACGATTGGGTATCAGTCGCGCAGCCGTACGCGAAGCGCTTTCACGCCTGGCGTCCGAGGGACTGGCCCAGTCGTTCGACCAGCGCGGGTTCCGCGTCACGCCGGTGTCGCAGGAGGACTTGAAGGACTTGACGCGCGTGCGGATCGAAATTGAGAGCCTTGCTATCAAGGCATCGATCGAGCGTGGCGACGCTGCATGGGAAGGCGCCATCGTGGGCGCGTTTCATGAATTGCAGCGGGCTACGCCTGCAGAGCAGCGGCACCTGCAGCCGTTGATGGGCGACTGGTCCGCCGTGCATCAGCGCTTTCACGGCTCGCTGGTCGCTGCCTGCGGGTCACCGCGATTGCTGTCCATACGTGAGGCGTTGATAGAGCAGTCCGAGCGCTATCGAAAACTGTCGGTGTCGTATCACCCCGGCGAGCGCAATCTGAACGAAGAACACAAGCAGATCATGGAAGCTGTGATCGATCGCGATGTGCCCGCCGCATTGGCATTGGTTGCCCGCCATTTCAACAAGACGACGAAGATTCTTCTGGAAGGTCCTGTTGTATCCGCTAATACGGATCGTCCCGCATCATGA
- a CDS encoding MarR family winged helix-turn-helix transcriptional regulator yields MKDSPDDLLDLVHTVMHEYRSLQYRFLRDGPHDITHMDGKVLAFFAVHPGATQSELVAHSGRDKAQLGRLIKGLKERGLLDAKSDATDRRSIRLSLTAVGQEVHAALQRQAKRLSAKAVAGLDATEQQQLAKLLRAVKNNLSAADASDCEACQSGTKKSVVGRTRPDGRAV; encoded by the coding sequence ATGAAAGACTCTCCAGACGATTTGTTGGACCTCGTGCACACCGTCATGCATGAATACCGCTCGTTGCAGTACCGATTTCTGCGCGACGGCCCCCATGACATCACTCACATGGACGGCAAAGTGCTCGCGTTCTTCGCCGTCCATCCAGGTGCCACGCAAAGTGAACTGGTCGCCCATAGCGGACGAGACAAGGCTCAGCTCGGGCGCCTGATCAAGGGGCTCAAAGAACGGGGCCTGCTGGACGCGAAGTCGGATGCTACGGACCGACGCAGCATCAGGCTCTCGCTGACCGCAGTGGGACAAGAGGTCCACGCTGCACTTCAACGCCAGGCAAAGCGCCTTTCTGCGAAGGCTGTCGCTGGGCTCGATGCAACAGAACAGCAACAGCTCGCGAAGCTGCTTCGGGCGGTCAAAAACAATCTCAGCGCGGCGGACGCGTCAGATTGCGAGGCTTGTCAAAGCGGGACGAAGAAGTCTGTCGTTGGCCGCACGCGGCCTGACGGGCGTGCCGTCTGA
- a CDS encoding polysaccharide deacetylase family protein, with amino-acid sequence MSAFKVTLSFDNGPEPEVTPFVLDVLRLHDVQATFFVLGEKLQDGTRKPLLRRAREDGHWIGNHTFAHVPLGTTPDRATAEFEIGRTQELIGDDAHESRLFRPTGGDGSIGPSLLSAAAANYLKDGGYSIALWNAVPEDWLYPDGWVDTAVKQCVSLEHAVVVLHDLPTGAMHHLARFIEEIRARGGHFVQAFPESCVPLNKGVERSPLTPYVADPAFLSTEEC; translated from the coding sequence ATGAGCGCGTTCAAGGTTACGCTCAGCTTCGACAACGGCCCCGAGCCGGAAGTCACGCCCTTTGTGCTCGATGTGCTTCGCCTGCACGACGTTCAGGCGACATTCTTTGTATTGGGCGAAAAACTCCAGGATGGAACGCGTAAGCCTTTGTTGCGCCGTGCGCGTGAAGACGGGCATTGGATTGGCAATCACACTTTCGCTCATGTGCCCCTGGGCACGACGCCCGATCGCGCGACTGCGGAGTTTGAAATCGGACGCACGCAGGAGTTGATCGGCGACGATGCGCATGAGAGCAGGCTGTTCCGTCCGACCGGCGGAGACGGCTCGATTGGCCCGTCACTGCTGAGTGCTGCAGCGGCTAATTATCTAAAGGACGGCGGCTACAGCATCGCGCTCTGGAATGCCGTGCCGGAAGACTGGCTCTATCCGGATGGTTGGGTTGACACAGCAGTGAAGCAATGCGTTTCACTGGAGCATGCCGTCGTCGTTTTGCACGATTTGCCGACGGGTGCCATGCATCACCTCGCTCGTTTCATCGAGGAAATCCGCGCGCGTGGAGGTCACTTCGTCCAGGCGTTTCCGGAGTCATGCGTGCCCTTGAACAAGGGCGTCGAGCGAAGCCCGTTGACGCCGTACGTCGCTGACCCAGCATTTTTATCTACCGAGGAGTGTTAA
- a CDS encoding MarR family winged helix-turn-helix transcriptional regulator: MTTSDSTTQAQRARHTGTQPLPTERPDHDLENSIGYLLNRAASIIAARFSDDLKSCDINLQGWRVLAALRHEDHQTLSGLASHTGSELSYLSRAVGALESMGYIQRSESPSDRRTIQLSLTPEGISTVNELAPRAWQIERMSVKGVSARELENTLKTLRTIYSNLVDNSEDAPVINRKLTVARRARRRETRDEMSG, from the coding sequence ATGACCACTTCCGATTCAACCACGCAGGCGCAACGTGCCCGCCATACCGGCACGCAGCCATTGCCCACGGAACGTCCAGATCACGATCTGGAAAATTCGATCGGTTATCTGCTTAATCGCGCGGCTAGCATCATCGCGGCGCGCTTCTCCGACGATCTGAAGTCCTGCGACATCAACCTCCAGGGCTGGCGCGTATTGGCAGCGCTCCGCCACGAAGATCATCAGACCTTGTCCGGCCTCGCAAGTCATACGGGATCGGAGCTGTCCTATTTGTCGCGAGCCGTTGGCGCACTTGAGTCCATGGGCTATATTCAGCGCAGCGAGTCCCCCTCCGATCGTCGTACCATCCAGTTGTCGCTGACCCCCGAGGGGATTTCGACCGTGAACGAACTAGCCCCGCGCGCATGGCAGATCGAACGCATGTCGGTCAAGGGAGTATCTGCCCGCGAGCTGGAAAACACGCTCAAGACCCTTCGGACAATCTATTCGAATCTCGTCGATAACAGCGAAGATGCGCCCGTAATCAATCGCAAGCTCACTGTGGCGCGCCGCGCGCGCCGACGCGAAACGCGCGACGAAATGTCGGGCTGA
- a CDS encoding fumarylacetoacetate hydrolase family protein — translation MRLVSFIADERQAVGVVADDVLIELEGVKSLKALLSNTTDNLQATVAAKGREGRRYSLEEVTLLPVIPDPDKIICIGLNYRAHQVESGFEAPKYPPVFTRFANSQVGSRQPLVVPKVSEDFDYEGELAVVIGKCGRHIPVADAADYIAGYSCYNDGSLRDYQWHTSQFGPGKNFVATGGFGPWLVTPDEAGDPDDMTLVTRLNGRVVQQSPVSDLIFSIPEIIAYCSTFTELVPGDVIVTGTPSGVGAYHQPPLWMKDGDMVEVEISGVGILRNPVIAE, via the coding sequence TTGCGACTGGTAAGCTTTATTGCCGATGAACGGCAAGCCGTCGGTGTCGTAGCCGATGACGTCCTTATCGAACTTGAGGGTGTGAAGTCGCTAAAAGCCCTCTTGTCGAACACAACCGACAATCTGCAAGCGACAGTCGCAGCGAAAGGCCGGGAAGGCCGCAGGTACTCGCTTGAAGAGGTCACCCTGTTGCCGGTGATTCCGGATCCAGACAAGATCATCTGTATCGGGCTGAACTATCGCGCGCACCAGGTCGAGTCGGGTTTTGAGGCTCCGAAGTATCCTCCCGTCTTCACGCGGTTCGCAAATAGTCAGGTTGGCTCCCGGCAACCGCTGGTTGTTCCGAAGGTATCCGAAGATTTCGACTACGAAGGCGAGCTCGCGGTCGTGATTGGAAAGTGCGGTCGCCACATTCCGGTTGCGGACGCAGCCGATTACATCGCCGGCTACAGCTGCTACAACGACGGCAGTCTGCGGGATTATCAGTGGCATACGTCGCAGTTCGGGCCGGGTAAGAATTTTGTCGCGACGGGCGGCTTTGGCCCATGGCTAGTGACGCCAGACGAGGCTGGAGATCCCGACGATATGACGCTCGTAACGCGCCTGAATGGCCGCGTCGTTCAGCAATCACCAGTGTCCGATCTTATTTTTTCGATTCCGGAAATCATCGCTTACTGCTCGACATTTACCGAACTCGTTCCAGGCGATGTAATCGTGACTGGAACGCCGAGCGGCGTGGGCGCCTACCATCAGCCGCCCCTCTGGATGAAGGATGGCGACATGGTCGAGGTCGAGATATCCGGCGTCGGTATCTTGCGCAACCCGGTGATCGCCGAGTGA
- a CDS encoding cytochrome b: MANTEYTGAAKALHWMMAAVIFAAWIVGYYSSTLTLSQKIQTGSVIVHKSIATVTLFLLAARVLWRLSHRPPEAPLTMSKQARAAAAAGQILLYVCMFGLPLTGWAWTSAAGFTVPVAGLFDLPPILAKNTAIAASLGPAHMVIAYATAVLIAGHILMAFKHHFIDRDSVLLSMMPKSRRRLSD, translated from the coding sequence ATGGCAAACACGGAATACACGGGCGCCGCGAAGGCGCTCCATTGGATGATGGCGGCTGTCATTTTTGCGGCGTGGATCGTTGGGTACTACTCCTCCACGCTGACCTTGTCGCAGAAGATTCAAACCGGCAGCGTGATAGTCCACAAGTCGATCGCGACCGTCACGTTGTTCCTGCTCGCGGCGCGCGTCCTCTGGCGACTCAGTCACCGCCCGCCAGAAGCCCCGCTCACGATGTCGAAGCAGGCCCGCGCTGCGGCGGCTGCAGGTCAAATACTGCTGTACGTATGTATGTTCGGCTTACCGTTGACCGGGTGGGCGTGGACATCCGCTGCGGGTTTCACAGTTCCCGTTGCAGGCCTCTTTGATCTTCCGCCCATTCTCGCCAAAAACACCGCTATTGCCGCGTCACTAGGCCCCGCGCACATGGTGATCGCCTACGCGACGGCCGTGCTGATTGCCGGTCACATTCTCATGGCCTTTAAACATCACTTCATCGATCGGGACAGCGTGCTGCTCTCGATGATGCCGAAATCAAGGCGCCGCCTGAGCGACTAA